In a single window of the Gammaproteobacteria bacterium genome:
- a CDS encoding TonB-dependent receptor — protein MFLWNTGAVAKGGRPASKNPFLIATLALLPLASHAGDLEGRVVTSDGQAVSNASVTLEGLEQSTRTDNRGHFHLEDIPAGRYLVRIRSENSQTSEYAVVRESGVTDIDILFDAVLDDIIVRSSPFAGIGKLDLAQPVELISGDDLNALKEASIGETLSNQLGVSSTYGGPAAGRPVIRGLSGNRVRVQQDGIGSMDVSALSPDHAVSIEPLLIDAVEIVKGPATLLYGNGAFGGVVNLEDSRIPDEQALSAYEGSFELRTDTAASEQTAVLRIDGGAGKLAWHADAFTRTTDDVEIPAASESLALRTLEALEEGTAIESGEGDHLENSDIDAEGGAFGLSWVDGEDHFGASISTYRSNYGVPGHAHEEEPLAAAGEAEEEEGVRIDLEQTRMDVKGRFLEPWRGIESLKLRVGRNDYTHREIEDGAVGTVFENDAVDARLELVHLPINGWRGAYGLQLTQRDFAATGAEAYVPPTEADTLGIFLVEEKEIGPGRFEIGARLETQDQKPQTGPEQDDTARSLSAGYVWRTAEQWNLGINLTQAERIPDIEERYSNGPHLATLQYEIGNPDLGKETANNIDLTLRKHQGRVTWTLNLFRNSVDDFIYLARTGTELDGLPVAVYTQADATLEGFETELETSLWEKAGSELSLRVFADETTGQLDAGGMLPRIPPRRFGAGLDFKSTAWAAGLKATQHDEQDDTAMLELPTEAYLMVDASVSYRLLGRHLDWEVFLRASNLLDEEARRHASFLKDLAPLPGRNFTLGLRGAF, from the coding sequence ATGTTTCTATGGAATACCGGCGCCGTCGCGAAAGGCGGCCGCCCAGCAAGCAAGAATCCCTTCCTGATTGCCACGCTGGCCCTGCTGCCGCTGGCGTCTCACGCCGGCGATCTCGAGGGTCGCGTTGTCACATCCGACGGCCAGGCTGTCAGCAATGCCAGCGTGACGCTGGAAGGGCTGGAGCAAAGCACGCGGACCGACAACCGAGGTCACTTTCACCTCGAGGACATCCCGGCCGGTCGCTACCTGGTCAGGATCCGCAGTGAAAACAGCCAGACATCCGAGTATGCAGTGGTGCGCGAATCCGGCGTCACCGATATCGACATACTCTTCGATGCCGTGCTGGACGACATCATCGTTCGTTCCTCGCCCTTTGCCGGCATTGGCAAGCTTGACCTGGCGCAGCCTGTCGAGCTGATTTCCGGCGACGACCTGAATGCGCTCAAGGAAGCCAGCATCGGCGAAACGCTGTCGAACCAGCTGGGCGTCAGTTCAACCTACGGCGGCCCGGCGGCGGGCCGGCCGGTCATCCGCGGCCTGTCCGGCAACCGCGTCCGGGTGCAGCAGGATGGCATCGGGTCGATGGACGTTTCCGCCCTGTCGCCCGATCATGCGGTGTCGATCGAGCCCTTGCTGATCGATGCGGTCGAGATCGTCAAGGGACCGGCAACCCTGCTGTATGGCAACGGCGCCTTTGGCGGCGTGGTCAACCTGGAGGACAGCCGCATCCCGGACGAGCAGGCGCTGAGCGCCTACGAGGGCAGCTTCGAGCTGCGCACGGACACGGCCGCCAGTGAACAGACGGCGGTACTGCGTATCGATGGCGGTGCCGGCAAGCTGGCGTGGCATGCCGATGCCTTCACGCGCACGACCGATGACGTGGAAATCCCCGCCGCCTCCGAAAGCCTTGCGCTTCGTACCCTCGAAGCCCTGGAAGAAGGCACGGCCATCGAATCCGGAGAAGGCGATCACCTCGAAAACAGCGACATCGATGCCGAGGGCGGTGCCTTCGGGCTTTCCTGGGTCGACGGCGAGGATCACTTCGGTGCCTCGATAAGCACCTATCGCAGCAACTACGGGGTCCCCGGTCATGCCCACGAGGAAGAGCCGCTGGCTGCCGCGGGTGAGGCGGAAGAAGAAGAAGGCGTGCGTATCGACCTCGAACAGACGCGCATGGATGTGAAAGGACGCTTCCTGGAGCCATGGCGCGGTATCGAAAGCCTGAAGCTGCGCGTTGGCCGCAATGACTACACCCACAGGGAAATCGAAGACGGTGCCGTGGGCACGGTGTTCGAGAACGATGCCGTGGATGCCCGCCTGGAGCTGGTTCACCTGCCCATCAATGGATGGCGCGGCGCCTACGGCCTGCAGCTTACCCAGCGTGATTTCGCTGCCACTGGTGCCGAGGCCTACGTGCCGCCGACCGAGGCCGACACCCTGGGCATTTTCCTGGTGGAAGAGAAGGAAATCGGCCCCGGTCGGTTCGAGATCGGTGCCCGCCTCGAAACCCAGGACCAGAAACCACAGACCGGCCCCGAACAGGATGACACGGCAAGAAGCCTGTCCGCCGGTTATGTCTGGCGCACCGCCGAACAATGGAATCTCGGCATCAACCTGACGCAGGCGGAACGCATCCCGGACATCGAAGAGCGGTATTCCAATGGTCCTCACCTGGCCACCTTGCAGTATGAAATCGGCAATCCCGATCTCGGCAAGGAGACCGCCAACAATATCGACCTGACCCTCCGCAAGCACCAGGGTCGCGTGACCTGGACGCTGAACCTGTTCCGCAACTCGGTGGATGACTTCATCTACCTGGCGCGCACCGGCACCGAGCTGGATGGCCTGCCAGTGGCTGTCTACACCCAGGCCGATGCCACGCTGGAAGGCTTCGAAACCGAGCTGGAAACCAGCCTCTGGGAAAAAGCCGGCAGCGAGCTGTCGCTGCGGGTCTTTGCGGATGAAACGACCGGACAGCTGGATGCCGGCGGCATGCTGCCGCGCATTCCACCACGTCGCTTTGGCGCCGGACTGGATTTCAAGTCAACGGCATGGGCCGCCGGCCTGAAGGCGACGCAGCATGACGAGCAGGACGACACGGCCATGCTCGAGCTGCCCACCGAGGCCTACCTGATGGTGGACGCCAGCGTCTCCTATCGCCTGCTTGGCCGACACCTGGACTGGGAAGTATTCCTGCGCGCCAGCAACCTGCTGGATGAGGAAGCGCGCCGACATGCGTCCTTCCTCAAGGATCTCGCGCCTTTGCCAGGGCGGAACTTCACCCTCGGTTTGCGCGGCGCATTCTGA
- the ahcY gene encoding adenosylhomocysteinase, translated as MNAVVDKNFTDYDVKDINLAKFGRQEIAIAETEMPGLMATREEYAKSKPLKGAKIAGSLHMTIQTAVLIETLVELGAEVRWASCNIYSTQDHAAAAMAAAGIPVFAFKGETLDEYWEYTHRIMEWHDGSTPNMILDDGGDATMLVLLGAKAEEDASVLDKPGSEEEVALFKSIKKRLEEKPGFYSNIKKNIQGVTEETTTGVNRLYRMVKEGTLPFPAINVNDSVTKSKFDNLYGCRESLVDAIKRATDVMVAGKIAVVAGYGDVGKGSAQSLRGLSAQVWVTEVDPICALQAAMEGFKVVTMEEAVEHADIFVTATGNYNVITYDHMKRMKDQAIVCNIGHFDNEIDVAALEKNCTFENIKDQVDHVVFEDGKKIILLARGRLVNLGCATGHPSFVMSNSFTNQTLAQIELFAHGDKYKNDVYVLPKHLDEKVAELHLKKIGANLTKLSKEQADYIGVSQDGPFKPEHYRY; from the coding sequence ATGAACGCAGTGGTAGACAAGAATTTCACTGACTACGACGTCAAGGACATCAATCTCGCCAAGTTCGGCCGGCAGGAAATTGCCATTGCCGAAACCGAGATGCCGGGCCTGATGGCCACCCGCGAGGAATACGCCAAGTCCAAGCCGCTCAAGGGCGCGAAGATTGCCGGTTCCCTGCACATGACCATCCAGACCGCCGTGCTGATCGAGACCCTGGTCGAGCTGGGCGCGGAAGTCCGCTGGGCGTCTTGCAACATCTACTCCACCCAGGACCACGCGGCTGCCGCGATGGCCGCTGCCGGCATTCCGGTCTTCGCCTTCAAGGGCGAGACGCTGGACGAGTACTGGGAATACACCCACCGCATCATGGAATGGCATGACGGCAGCACGCCGAACATGATCCTCGATGATGGCGGTGATGCCACCATGCTGGTGCTGCTGGGTGCCAAGGCCGAGGAAGATGCTTCGGTGCTCGACAAGCCGGGCAGCGAGGAAGAAGTCGCGCTGTTCAAGTCGATCAAGAAGCGCCTGGAAGAGAAGCCGGGCTTCTACTCGAACATCAAGAAGAACATCCAGGGTGTTACCGAGGAAACGACAACGGGCGTGAACCGCCTGTACCGCATGGTCAAGGAAGGCACGCTGCCGTTCCCGGCCATCAACGTCAACGACTCGGTCACCAAGTCGAAGTTCGACAACCTCTACGGTTGCCGCGAATCGCTGGTCGACGCCATCAAGCGCGCCACCGACGTGATGGTTGCCGGCAAGATTGCCGTGGTCGCCGGTTACGGTGACGTGGGCAAGGGCTCGGCACAGTCGCTGCGCGGCCTGTCTGCCCAGGTCTGGGTCACCGAAGTCGATCCGATCTGCGCCCTGCAGGCGGCAATGGAAGGCTTCAAGGTCGTCACCATGGAAGAAGCCGTCGAGCACGCCGACATCTTCGTGACCGCGACCGGCAACTACAACGTGATCACCTACGATCACATGAAGCGCATGAAGGATCAGGCCATCGTCTGCAACATCGGTCACTTCGACAACGAGATCGACGTTGCGGCTCTCGAGAAGAACTGCACCTTCGAGAACATCAAGGACCAGGTCGATCACGTCGTTTTCGAAGACGGCAAGAAGATCATCCTGCTGGCCCGCGGTCGCCTGGTTAACCTGGGTTGCGCCACCGGCCACCCGTCCTTCGTGATGTCGAACTCCTTCACCAACCAGACGCTGGCGCAGATCGAACTCTTCGCCCACGGCGACAAGTACAAGAACGACGTGTACGTACTGCCGAAGCACCTGGACGAGAAGGTGGCTGAACTGCACCTGAAGAAGATCGGCGCGAACCTGACGAAGCTGTCCAAGGAACAGGCTGATTACATCGGCGTGAGCCAGGACGGCCCGTTCAAGCCGGAGCACTATCGCTACTGA
- the metK gene encoding methionine adenosyltransferase — translation MHKNYLFTSESVSEGHPDKMADQISDAVLDAILEQDKNARVACETLVKTGMAIVAGEVTTSAWVDLEDLIRGVIKDIGYTSEMGFDWETCAVLNAIGKQSPDIAQGVDRGNPEEQGAGDQGLMFGYASNETDVLMPAPITYAHRLVKKHADVRKAGELSWLRPDSKSQVTFRYEDGKAAGVDAVVLSTQHNPEISQDDLKEAVMEHIIKPVIPAEWISKDTKFHINPTGKFVIGGPVGDAGLTGRKIIVDTYGGMARHGGGAFSGKDPSKVDRSAAYACRYVAKNIVAAGLADKCEIQVSYAIGVAEPTSISVETFGTARVDEGKLEALVREHFDLRPYGIVTMLDLIKPIYRPTASYGHFGREEFPWEATDKAEELRDAAGMKAAS, via the coding sequence ATGCACAAGAATTATCTCTTCACCTCGGAATCGGTTTCCGAGGGTCATCCGGACAAGATGGCCGACCAGATCTCCGATGCCGTCCTCGACGCCATCCTGGAGCAGGACAAGAACGCGCGCGTTGCTTGCGAAACGCTGGTCAAGACGGGCATGGCCATTGTTGCCGGCGAGGTGACCACCTCTGCCTGGGTCGATCTCGAGGACCTGATTCGTGGTGTCATCAAGGACATCGGCTATACCAGCGAAATGGGTTTCGACTGGGAAACCTGTGCCGTGCTGAATGCCATCGGCAAGCAGTCGCCCGACATTGCCCAGGGCGTGGACCGCGGCAACCCGGAAGAACAGGGTGCCGGCGACCAGGGCCTGATGTTCGGCTATGCCTCGAACGAAACCGACGTACTGATGCCGGCGCCGATCACCTATGCGCATCGGCTGGTAAAGAAGCACGCCGACGTGCGCAAGGCCGGCGAGCTGTCCTGGCTGCGTCCGGACTCGAAGTCGCAGGTCACCTTCCGCTATGAAGACGGCAAGGCCGCCGGTGTGGACGCTGTCGTGCTTTCCACCCAGCACAACCCTGAAATCTCGCAGGATGACCTCAAGGAAGCGGTGATGGAGCACATCATCAAGCCCGTCATCCCGGCCGAATGGATTTCCAAGGACACCAAGTTCCACATCAACCCGACCGGCAAGTTCGTCATTGGTGGTCCGGTGGGTGATGCCGGCCTGACCGGCCGCAAGATCATCGTCGATACCTATGGCGGCATGGCCCGTCACGGTGGCGGCGCCTTCTCCGGCAAGGATCCGTCCAAGGTCGACCGCAGTGCAGCCTATGCCTGCCGCTACGTGGCCAAGAACATCGTCGCCGCGGGCCTGGCCGACAAGTGCGAAATCCAGGTCAGCTACGCCATTGGCGTGGCCGAGCCGACCTCGATCTCGGTCGAGACCTTCGGCACGGCGAGGGTCGACGAAGGCAAGCTGGAGGCGCTGGTGCGCGAGCACTTCGACCTGCGTCCCTACGGCATCGTCACCATGCTGGACCTGATCAAGCCGATCTACCGCCCGACGGCCAGCTACGGCCATTTCGGTCGCGAGGAATTCCCCTGGGAAGCCACCGACAAGGCCGAAGAGCTGCGTGATGCAGCGGGCATGAAAGCCGCCTCCTGA
- a CDS encoding DMT family transporter, with amino-acid sequence MRNSNIQGILLMLAAMASLSLMDGTMKQLSGHYPPLQVAALRGLVSIPFLLAWVWWRERGFTTLVNVRWRWHLMRGALAVIMLTSFIYAISQMPLSETYTLFFIAPLLITALSVPLLGETVEWQRWLAIAIGFGGVLIALRPGFNTIGWSAVAALVGATCYALNVLSVRLLGRTDTSAAMAFWFVVFLAIGAGALAAPGWVPLQAGDAWWLLGMGVTGALGQLLITEAFKRAPASIVAPFEYSSLFWGLLLDLAIFGQLPGMAVWAGAAVVVGSGLYLLRRERIPQPVTPP; translated from the coding sequence ATGCGCAACAGCAACATCCAGGGCATCTTGCTGATGCTGGCCGCCATGGCCAGCCTGTCGCTGATGGATGGCACCATGAAGCAGTTGTCCGGCCATTATCCGCCGCTGCAGGTGGCTGCCCTGCGCGGGCTGGTATCGATCCCCTTCCTGCTGGCCTGGGTCTGGTGGCGCGAGCGCGGCTTCACCACGCTGGTGAACGTGCGGTGGCGCTGGCACCTCATGCGCGGCGCGCTGGCGGTGATCATGCTGACCAGCTTCATCTACGCCATCAGCCAGATGCCGCTGTCGGAGACCTACACGCTGTTCTTCATCGCACCTTTGTTGATCACGGCGCTGTCCGTGCCGCTGCTGGGCGAAACCGTCGAGTGGCAACGCTGGCTGGCCATTGCCATCGGTTTTGGGGGCGTGCTGATCGCCTTGCGGCCAGGCTTCAACACCATAGGCTGGAGCGCCGTCGCCGCCCTGGTCGGCGCGACCTGCTATGCCCTGAATGTCCTGAGCGTGCGCCTGCTGGGCAGGACCGACACCTCGGCGGCGATGGCTTTCTGGTTCGTGGTCTTCCTGGCCATTGGCGCCGGGGCACTGGCCGCGCCCGGCTGGGTGCCCCTGCAGGCGGGCGATGCCTGGTGGCTGCTTGGCATGGGCGTCACCGGCGCACTGGGGCAGTTGCTGATTACCGAGGCTTTCAAGCGGGCCCCCGCCTCCATCGTGGCACCGTTCGAATACTCCAGCCTGTTCTGGGGCCTGCTGCTGGACCTCGCCATTTTCGGCCAGTTGCCGGGCATGGCCGTCTGGGCGGGTGCGGCAGTGGTTGTCGGCAGCGGTCTTTACCTGTTGCGCCGCGAGCGGATTCCGCAGCCGGTGACACCGCCTTGA